Proteins found in one Paenibacillus borealis genomic segment:
- a CDS encoding S66 family peptidase — MQAAKLKAGDEIRIISPANSLGIIAKDQLEHATKLLEKLGFTVSFAGHAYEQDIFGSSSVASRVEDIHNAFSDPQVKGILTTLGGHNSNQLLQELDYDLIAANPKRLCGYSDITVLSNAIYAKTGLLTYSGPHFSTFGMKLGNEYTVECFKKMMMGHEAVTVEPSEHWSDDAWFIDQENRVFEKNSGPYIINEGETEGTLLGGNLCTLSLLHGTEYMPDLEGSVLFLEDDFEVYPEVFDRDLVSLIQQPGFSGVKGLALGRFQRGSRMSREILLTIIESKKELEQLPVIADVNFGHASPIITFPIGGRVSLQALQEKVELKIWE; from the coding sequence ATGCAAGCTGCGAAATTAAAAGCAGGGGACGAGATCAGAATTATATCACCGGCAAACAGCCTGGGGATCATAGCCAAAGATCAGCTCGAACATGCCACAAAACTGCTGGAGAAGCTTGGTTTTACGGTTTCTTTTGCCGGACATGCTTATGAACAAGATATCTTCGGCTCATCATCCGTTGCCTCCAGAGTAGAAGATATACATAATGCCTTCAGCGATCCCCAGGTCAAAGGAATATTGACAACCCTGGGCGGACATAACAGCAATCAGCTGCTGCAAGAGCTGGATTATGACCTCATTGCGGCCAACCCCAAGCGGTTGTGCGGGTATTCAGATATTACTGTGCTGAGTAACGCAATATACGCTAAGACAGGCCTGCTCACCTATTCCGGACCCCATTTCTCCACTTTCGGCATGAAGCTCGGCAATGAGTATACTGTGGAGTGTTTCAAGAAAATGATGATGGGTCATGAAGCCGTCACCGTAGAGCCCTCTGAACATTGGAGCGATGACGCTTGGTTTATAGATCAGGAGAACCGGGTTTTTGAAAAAAACAGCGGCCCCTATATCATTAACGAAGGCGAAACGGAGGGTACGCTGCTCGGCGGAAATCTGTGTACGCTCAGCCTGCTGCACGGAACGGAGTACATGCCGGATCTGGAAGGCTCGGTTCTGTTTCTGGAGGATGATTTCGAGGTCTATCCTGAAGTGTTTGACCGTGATCTGGTATCGCTGATTCAGCAGCCGGGGTTCTCAGGGGTCAAAGGACTGGCACTAGGCAGGTTTCAGCGGGGGTCGAGAATGAGCCGCGAGATCCTGCTCACCATCATCGAATCCAAAAAGGAGCTGGAGCAGCTCCCCGTGATTGCTGATGTTAATTTTGGCCACGCATCGCCGATAATCACTTTTCCTATAGGAGGAAGAGTATCACTGCAAGCATTGCAGGAGAAGGTAGAGCTTAAGATCTGGGAGTAG